The Phoenix dactylifera cultivar Barhee BC4 chromosome 9, palm_55x_up_171113_PBpolish2nd_filt_p, whole genome shotgun sequence genome window below encodes:
- the LOC103701864 gene encoding protein ASPARTIC PROTEASE IN GUARD CELL 1-like — protein sequence MAERFHFVSVLFLLSLSASLVLCRNLAPRSTGSAPTTATFDVSASLGQALRALSFDPHQAIDQEMKSFHGRSGAAASSGLTLELHSRDFLPTAAQARHTDYRALTLARLHRDSARVKSIAARVALAAHGVKRSDLKPLAEEKELAASERAIKGPIVSGTSQGSGEYFSRVGIGNPAKPFYMVLDTGSDVTWVQCQPCTDCYQQSDPVFDPSASSSYSLLPCDSPRCRALDISACRNSSAAAAAGGGSSCLYQVSYGDGSYTVGDFATEMVTLGDSAPVSNVAIGCGHDNEGLFVGAAGLLALGGGPISFPSQISARTFSYCLVDRDSPASSTLEFGGASASAVAAPLLRNRKLDTFYYVELSGISVGGELLSIPPSAFAMDESGSGGVIVDSGTAVTRLQAEAYEALRDAFRRGTSGLPAAAGVSLFDSCYDLSSRTSVEVPTVAFHFPEGRDLRLPAKNYLIPVDGTGTYCLAFAPTKAPLSIIGNVQQQGTRVSFDLDNSVVGFTPKNC from the coding sequence ATGGCGGAAAGGTTCCACTTCGTCTCGGTCCTCTTCTTGCTCTCACTCTCTGCCTCCCTTGTTTTATGCCGAAATCTCGCACCGCGGAGCACCGGATCGGCCCCCACCACCGCAACTTTCGACGTCTCCGCCTCGCTCGGCCAAGCCCTCCGCGCCCTATCCTTCGACCCCCACCAAGCCATCGACCAAGAGATGAAGTCCTTCCACGGCCGCAGCGGCGCGGCCGCCTCCAGCGGCCTCACACTTGAACTACATTCTCGAGATTTCCTCCCTACCGCCGCCCAGGCCCGCCACACCGACTACAGGGCGCTAACCCTCGCCCGCCTCCACCGCGACTCCGCCCGGGTGAAATCCATAGCCGCCCGCGTCGCCCTCGCCGCCCACGGCGTCAAACGCTCAGATCTGAAACCCCTCGCCGAGGAGAAGGAGCTCGCGGCGTCGGAGCGGGCCATCAAGGGCCCGATCGTCTCTGGGACGAGCCAGGGCAGCGGTGAGTACTTCTCCCGAGTCGGGATCGGGAACCCCGCCAAGCCCTTCTACATGGTGCTCGACACCGGGAGCGACGTCACCTGGGTCCAGTGCCAGCCCTGCACCGATTGCTACCAGCAATCTGACCCCGTATTCGacccctccgcctcctcctcctactcCCTCCTCCCTTGCGACTCACCCCGCTGCCGCGCCCTTGATATCTCCGCCTGCCGCAACtcttccgccgccgccgccgccggcggagGCTCCTCCTGCCTCTACCAGGTCTCCTACGGCGACGGGTCCTACACTGTCGGGGATTTTGCGACGGAGATGGTGACTCTCGGCGACTCTGCTCCCGTCTCCAACGTCGCCATCGGGTGCGGCCACGACAACGAGGGCCTCTTCGTCGGCGCCGCGGGGCTTCTCGCCCTCGGCGGCGGGCctatctccttcccctctcagATCTCCGCCCGCACCTTCTCCTACTGCCTTGTCGACCGCGACTCCCCGGCTAGCTCCACCCTCGAGTTTGGCGGCGCCTCCGCCTCCGCGGTGGCCGCGCCCCTGCTCCGCAACCGCAAGCTGGACACGTTCTACTACGTGGAGCTCTCCGGGATCAGCGTGGGCGGAGAGCTGCTGTCCATCCCGCCATCGGCGTTCGCGATGGACGAAAGCGGGAGCGGCGGGGTGATCGTGGACTCCGGGACGGCGGTGACGCGGCTCCAGGCGGAGGCGTACGAGGCGCTCCGGGACGCGTTCCGGCGCGGGACGTCGGGGCTGCCGGCGGCGGCGGGAGTGTCGCTGTTCGACTCGTGCTACGACCTCTCGTCGAGGACCAGCGTGGAGGTGCCGACGGTGGCGTTCCACTTCCCGGAGGGGCGGGATCTTCGACTGCCGGCGAAGAACTACCTCATCCCGGTGGACGGCACTGGCACCTACTGCCTGGCCTTCGCGCCGACGAAGGCCCCGCTGTCCATCATCGGGAACGTCCAGCAGCAAGGGACACGTGTCAGTTTCGATCTCGACAACTCGGTGGTGGGGTTCACCCCCAAAAACTGCTAG
- the LOC103701917 gene encoding receptor-like protein 4 yields the protein MPLFFLLSLPLLLLSTPPSPDPFTSGVSYNIDCGGAANFTSEFGRHWLADRFFSAGSPAVVAEPHRFPQPQESTLRFFPPNSAGKKNCYSVPVPPGRYYLRTFTVYDNYDSKLRSPSFDVSVEGTLVFSWRSPWPEVASRSGAYADLIASVADATLDVCFYSIATDPPVVASLEIAAVDRYAYDGAGTGTDLILVNYGRLSAGSALFGPGFTNDSDAFSRIWQSDADYRNRNVKIKALSAGGHRILGTNHPPNYFPAKLYETAVTTVSPGAALEYLLPVDTRLDYMVWFHFAEIDSGVAAAGQRVFDIYIDGENVSRIDIFKQVGRFTAFKWQYIVENLTSSPLSVKLEPVVGKPIICGLENYAMVPLDLATVPSQVTAMRALKESLRIPDRMGWNGDPCAPSTWDAWEGVTCHHSEDGSALVVTQLDLGSQGLKGYISDQISLLTNLVSLNLSSNSLGGTLPSGLGQGSLRKLDLSSNLFSESIPDGLGSSSLQLVLLNNNQLEGQVPEKLYSIGVHGGVIDLSGNKGLCGVPTLPACPFFWEKGGLSMAGKIAVGVSCGIVVVVLLLMSYICCIRRGSNDYDFELPQDLISIASKRNRYQRQKSLMLLEMETQNSNGFPNTLNPISNLSK from the exons atgcctctcttctttctcctctccctccccctcctcctcctctccacccCTCCCTCCCCCGATCCCTTCACCTCCG GTGTCTCCTACAACATCGACTGCGGTGGCGCCGCCAACTTCACCTCCGAGTTCGGCCGCCACTGGCTCGCCGACCGCTTCTTCTCCGCAGGCTCCCCGGCGGTGGTCGCCGAGCCCCACCGCTTCCCCCAGCCCCAGGAGTCCACCCTCCGCTTCTTTCCTCCCAACTCCGCCGGCAAGAAGAATTGCTACTCCGTCCCGGTCCCTCCCGGCCGCTACTACCTCCGCACTTTCACCGTCTACGACAACTACGACAGCAAGCTCCGCTCCCCCAGCTTCGACGTCTCCGTCGAGGGCACCCTCGTCTTCAGCTGGCGCTCCCCTTGGCCCGAGGTCGCCTCCCGCTCCGGCGCCTATGCCGACCTCATCGCCTCCGTCGCCGACGCCACCCTCGACGTCTGCTTCTACTCCATCGCCACCGACCCCCCCGTCGTCGCCTCCCTCGAGATTGCCGCCGTCGACCGCTACGCCTACGACGGCGCCGGCACCGGCACCGATCTCATCCTCGTCAACTACGGCCGCCTCTCCGCCGGCTCTGCCCTCTTCGGCCCGGGCTTCACCAACGACTCCGACGCCTTCTCCCGTATCTGGCAGTCCGACGCCGACTACCGGAACCGCAATGTCAAGATCAAGGCCCTGTCCGCTGGCGGGCACCGGATTCTCGGCACCAACCATCCGCCCAATTACTTCCCTGCTAAACTCTACGAGACCGCCGTCACCACCGTGTCCCCCGGTGCTGCTCTCGAGTACCTCCTGCCGGTCGACACGAGGCTCGACTACATGGTCTGGTTCCACTTCGCGGAGATTGATTCGGGGGTCGCGGCGGCTGGGCAGCGGGTGTTCGACATCTACATCGATGGGGAGAACGTGAGTCGGATCGATATATTCAAGCAGGTCGGGAGGTTCACTGCGTTCAAGTGGCAGTACATTGTGGAGAATTTGACAAGCTCGCCGCTCAGCGTGAAGCTTGAGCCGGTCGTGGGGAAGCCAATAATCTGTGGGCTGGAGAACTATGCGATGGTTCCATTGGATCTGGCTACTGTCCCAAGTCAAG TAACTGCAATGAGGGCGTTGAAGGAATCGCTTCGGATACCAGACAGAATGGGCTGGAATGGGGATCCTTGCGCTCCTTCCACCTGGGATGCTTGGGAGGGGGTCACTTGTCATCACAGCGAGGATGGATCGGCGCTCGTTGTTACCCAATT GGATTTAGGGAGTCAAGGCTTGAAAGGTTATATTAGTGATCAAATAAGTCTTCTGACAAACTTGGTAAGCTT GAACTTAAGCTCTAATTCTTTGGGAGGAACTTTGCCGTCAGGTCTAGGTCAAGGATCTCTCAGAAAATT GGATTTGTCATCCAATTTGTTTTCTGAGAGTATTCCAGATGGCTTAGGCTCATCCAGTTTGCAGCTTGT TCTACTAAACAACAACCAATTGGAAGGACAGGTTCCTGAAAAACTCTACTCAATCGGTGTACATGGTGGAGTAATAGA TCTCTCAGGTAACAAAGGCCTGTGTGGTGTACCTACTCTACCtgcttgtcctttcttttgggaAAAAGGTGGTTTGTCGATGGCTGGCAAAATTGCAGTTGGTGTTTCATGTGGTATTGTTGTCGTTGTGCTACTCCTAATGAGTTACATATGCTGCATTAGAAGGGGAAGCAATGACTATGATTTTGAGCTTCCTCAAGATTTAATCT caattgcatcaaaaagaaatcgATACCAGAGGCAGAAGTCATTGATGCTTCTTGAGATGGAGACTCAAAATTCTAATGGATTCCCAAATACTCTGAATCCTATCAGCAACCTTTCAAAATGA